A stretch of DNA from Thermanaerosceptrum fracticalcis:
CCCTTCAATGCCCTGTCTCTGCAGGTGGGAGGGCAGGTTGGCCGCGGCGGGGTCCTCATCCAGTGTGCCCTGGAAGAGGCTACCGAGCTGCTCCTGGGTATGCGGGGTATCACCGCTTATGCCGAGACTATTTCCGTCTATGGTACGGAGCAAGTCTTTGTGGACGGTGACGATACACCCTGGTCCAAAGGTTTTCTCGCCTCGGCTTATGCTTCCCGGGGCTTAAAGATGCGGTTTACTTCCGGTACAGGTTCTGAAGTACAGATGGGTTACGCAGAAGGGAAATCCATGTTATACCTGGAGATTCGTTGTATCTTGGTTACCAAGGCTGCCGGGGTGCAGGGGTTACAAAACGGCTCCATTAGTTGTATCGGCGTTCCCGGCGCCGTACCTTCGGGAATCAGGGCCGTATTAGCGGAAAACCTGGTTACCACCATGCTTGACTTGGAAGTTGCCTCCGGTAATGATCAGACTTTCTCCCATTCGGATATTCGCCGTACCGCCCGTACCATGATGCAGTTTCTTCCCGGTACCGATTTCATTTTCTCCGGGTACAGCGCCGTACCTAACTATGACAATATGTTCGCCGGTTCCAACTTTGACTCCGATGATTATGACGATTACCTGGCCCTGCAGAGGGACCTGATGGTCGATGGCGGTTTACGTCCCGTGCGGGAAGATGAAGTTATCGCCATCCGTAATAAAGGGGCGCGGGCTTTACAGGCTGTCTTTAAAGAATTAGGTTTTCCCCCCATCACCGAGGAAGAGATTGAAGCGGCCACTTATGCCCATGGCAGCAAGGATATGCCCAAACGTAATGTGGTAGAAGACCTGAAGGCTGCGGAAGATATGATGAAACGAGGCATTACGGGTGTGGATATTGTGAAAGCTCTGGCCAAACACGGCTTTACTGACGTGGCGGAAAACGTTTTAGGAATGCTGAAACAACGGGTATCCGGCGATTATCTCCATACTTCTGCCATTGTTGACGCCAACTTTAATGTCATCAGCGCCGTCAATGACAAAAACGACTATCGCGGACCCGGGACAGGTTACCGCCTTAGCAAGGAAAGATGGGAAGAGATTAAGAATATCGGTTCGGCCTTAAGACCCGAACAATTTGATGTTTAATACGGGGTAAAGGGGTGAGATATATGCAAATCAGTGAACAACTGATTAGAGAAATAGCGGCTAAGGTTATCCTAGGCATGCAGCAATCCGTACAAGGACCAAGTAAGGTTTCCGGGGTTAGGAG
This window harbors:
- a CDS encoding propanediol/glycerol family dehydratase large subunit, yielding MKRSKRFEVLAQRPVNQDGFVQEWPEVGLIAMGSPNDPKPSIKIVNGKVVELDGKPREQFDMIDQFIADYAIDTSIAEKAMAIDETEFAKKLCDVCCPREEIVKLVRGMTPAKIAAIMDKLNVVEMMMALQKMRARKTPSNQCHVTNVADNPVLIAADAAEAAYRGFDEMETTVGIVRYAPFNALSLQVGGQVGRGGVLIQCALEEATELLLGMRGITAYAETISVYGTEQVFVDGDDTPWSKGFLASAYASRGLKMRFTSGTGSEVQMGYAEGKSMLYLEIRCILVTKAAGVQGLQNGSISCIGVPGAVPSGIRAVLAENLVTTMLDLEVASGNDQTFSHSDIRRTARTMMQFLPGTDFIFSGYSAVPNYDNMFAGSNFDSDDYDDYLALQRDLMVDGGLRPVREDEVIAIRNKGARALQAVFKELGFPPITEEEIEAATYAHGSKDMPKRNVVEDLKAAEDMMKRGITGVDIVKALAKHGFTDVAENVLGMLKQRVSGDYLHTSAIVDANFNVISAVNDKNDYRGPGTGYRLSKERWEEIKNIGSALRPEQFDV